The sequence below is a genomic window from Streptomyces sudanensis.
GGCGGGGTCCGCACCGACCTGAGCGGCCGCACCACCGTGCCGGGCCTCTACGCGTGCGGGGAGGTCGCCTGCACCGGCGTCCACGGCGCGAACCGGCTCGCCTCGAACTCCCTCCTGGAGGGGCTGGTCTTCGCGGAGCGCATCGCCGAGGACATCGCCCGCGGCGCCGCCCGCGGCACGGGCGCCGCAGCTCCCGCCCCGCACCCCGCGCCGCGCGCCCTGCCGCTGCTCGACCCGGCCGCCCGTACGCGGGTGCAGCACGTGATGACGCTCGGCGCCGGGGTCCTGCGCTCCGCCGCCAGCCTCGCCGAGGCGGCCGAGCGGCTGGACGCCGTCCACGCCGAGGCACTCGGCGCCGACGGCCGCGGCGCGGCCGGGCCCGGCGTCGAGGCGTGGGAGACCACCAACCTCCTGTGCGTCGCCCGCGTCCTGGTCGCCGCGGCCCGCAGCCGCGAGGAGACCCGCGGCTGCCACTGGCGCGAGGACCGTCCCGACCGGGACGACCCCGCCTGGCGCCGCCACCTCGTCGTACGCCTCCGCCCGGACCGGAGCCTGGACGTCCGTACGACCGCCACCCACGACTTCCCCCCGACCATCCACCCCGCGGAACAGGCCGCCGTCCCCAGGGAGCAGTACGCATGAGCACGCCCGAAGAACACCCGCAGCCCGTGGACCTCCCCCTGCTCGGAACCGGGGCGCCCGCGCCCGCCCGGGACGCGGCGGACGGCGGCTGCGGCGAAGGCTGCGGCTGCGCGGCCGGCCCGGAGGGCGACGAGGGGTACGAGTGCGGGCTCGACCCGGCGCTCGCCGAGATCCTCGCCGCGTCGGGCCTCGACCCGGTCCTCGTCGAGGACCTCGCGTACCGCGCGATCGAGGAGGACCTGGACGGCGGCGTGGACGTCACCACGGTCGCGACGGTCCCCGAGGACGCCGTCGCCACGGCGGACTTCACCGCGCGCGAGGCGGGCACGGTCGCCGGCATCCACGTCGCGGAGGCGGTGCTGTCGATCGTCTGCACCGACGCGTTCGAGGTCGAGCGGCACGTGCTGGACGGCGACCGCGTCGAGGCGGGCCAGAAGCTCCTCTCCGTCACCACCCGCACCCGGGACCTGCTGACCGGCGAGCGCAGCGCCCTCAACATCTTGTGCCGCCTCTCCGGCATCGCCACCGCCACCCGCGCCTGGGCGGACGCCCTGGAGGGGTACCGGGCGAAGGTCCGCGACACCCGCAAGACCACCCCCGGCCTGCGCGCCCTGGAGAAGTACGCCGTCCGCTGCGGCGGCGGCGTCAACCACCGCATGTCGCTCTCCGACGCGGCGCTGGTCAAGGACAACCACGTGGTCGCGGCGGGCGGCGTCGCCGAGGCGTTCAAGGCCGTGCGGGAGCAGTTCCCCGACGTGCCGATCGAGGTCGAGGTGGACACGCTCGACCAGGTCCGCGAGGTGCTGGAGGCGGGCGCGGACCTGATCCTGCTGGACAACTTCACGCCCGCCGAGACCGGGGAGGCCGTCGCGCTCGTCGCGGGCCGCGCCGCCCTGGAGTCGTCGGGCCGGCTCACCCTGGAGAACGCCGCCGCGTACGCCGCGACCGGCGTCGACTACCTCGCGGTGGGCGCCCTCACCCACTCCTCGCCGATCCTCGACATCGGCCTCGACCTGCGAGAGGCCCGGGGCTGACCGATGCTCCTCACCATCGACGTCGGCAACACCCACACCGTCCTCGGCCTCTTCGACGGTGAGGAGATCGTCGAGCACTGGCGGATCTCCACCCTCACCCGCCGCACCGCCGACGAGCTGGCGGTGGTGTTCCAGGGGCTGATGGGCACGCACCCGCTGCTCGGCGCGGAGCTGGGCGACGGCATCGAGGGCATCGCGATCTGCTGCACCGTCCCGTCCGTGCTGCACGAGCTGCGCGAGGTGACCCGCCGCTACTACGGCGACGTGCCCGCGGTCCTCGTCGAGCCCGGCATCAGGACGGGGGTGCCGGTCCTCACCCACAACCCCAAGGAGGTCGGCGCCGACCGGATCGTCAACGCGCTGGCGGCGGTCGAGCTGTACGGGGGCCCGGCGATCGTCGTCGACTTCGGCACGGCGACGACGTTCGACGCGGTCAGCCCGCGCGGCGAGTACGTCGGCGGGGCGATCGCCCCGGGCATCGAGATCTCCGTCGAGGCGCTCGGCGCCCGGGGCGCCCAGCTCCGCAGGATCGAGATGACGCGGCCGCGCGGGGTGATCGGGAAGAACACGGTCGAGGCGATGCAGTCCGGCATCGTGTACGGCTTCGCGGGCCAGGCCGACGGGATCGTCGACCGCATGCGGCGGGAGCTGGTCGGGCCGGACGGCGAGCCCTCCGACGTGACGGTCATCGCCACGGGCGGGCTCGCCCCGACGGTGCTGGGCGAGGCGAGGCTGATCGACGAGCACGAGCCGTGGCTGACGCTGATCGGGCTCCGCCTGGTGTACGAGCGGAACGTCCCCCACATGTGAGGACCCCGGCCGGGAGGCGGCCGGGACCGTGAGCGGTACCGGGCACGGGGGCGGCCGGGGCCTTGAGCGGCACCGGGCACGGGGGCGGCCGGCCCCGCTCTTCCCCGTGCTTCGGCGGGCAGGCGCGCGGGACCGCCCCCCGCCGCACCCCNNNNNNNNNNNNNNNNNNNNNNNNGGGGCCCGGGAATGTGTTTAAGGGACCCCCTCGGCTNCNNCNGCTCGGCGNNNTGCCCGGNCCNNGCGCCGCCGCCGGGCACGCCGAGGAGCCGAGGGAGCCGAGGGGCCCGCGNNGGCCCCGGACCCGTCCTCTTCGGGCCCGCCGGGCGCCGCCGCCAGGACCGTCCGGAACCGCCCGCCCAGGCGTTCCCGGCCCCGCCCTCCTCGGGCCGCCGGGCCGCCGGGCTAGGCTGGATGCCATGGACTACGTATCCGCGCTCCTTCCGCCCGTGGTGATGGCCGTCTTCTTCACCGCGCTCGTGGTGACGATCGTCAAGAGCCAGGGCGGCCCGAACAAGTCCAAGGAGGACGCGGCCGTCGATGCGGCGCTCGCGCGCACCGAGGCCGGAAGCCGGTCCGAGGGTTCCGCGGGGCCTGGCGGGGCCTGACCCGGCCTGACCCCCGAGGGTCCCGCCCCGAGAGACCTGCCCCGGGAACCCCGCCCTCGAAGGACCCCGGTCATCGAAGGACAGAGGCGTACGGCATGAAATGAGCCGTACGCCCCTTTTGCTGCGCCAATCGCCCTTTGTTCGGATGGCCCCCACTATGGTGGGAGTGTGCCCCGCCAATTGGGAGAGCTCGAAGACGCCGTCATGACGCGCGTCTGGCAATGGAACCGTCCGGTCACCGTCCGGGAAGTCCTGGAGGATCTCCGCAAGGAACGGTCCATCGCCTACACCACGGTCATGACCGTGCTGGACAATCTCCATCAGAAGGGCTGGGTGCGGAGGGAAGTCGCCGGCCGGGCCTATCGATATACGGCGGTGTCCACGCGCGCGGCGTACTCGGCCGCACTGATGAACGAAGCGTGGTCGCTGAGCGACAACCCGGCAGCCGCGCTCGTCGCGTTCTTCGGCATGATGTCACCCGAGCAGCGGGAAGCACTCGACGACGCGATCCGCATCACCCGGCGCGGCACTCCGGAAGGAAGACCCGAAGGGCCGGAAGGCGCCGCGCGCCCGGAACGCGAAACCCCCGGAAAAACCTCCCCGCGGGGAGAACCCCCGAATGCGCCGACGCGGCACGCGGCTTCGGGCACCGGCACTCCGCGTGCCGGGGAAAGCGCGGGCCAAGGGGACCCCGGAAGCGCCGGGGGGCCCGCCGATCCGCAAAGCGCCGCCGAACGCCCCGGGGAAAGCCCGGCCGGCGGATTCGGCGGTACGGCTCCGCAAAGCGCCCCCCGGGACACCGCGGCGCCGTCCGGGGAAACCCCCGGGGTTCCTTCCCGCCCCTTCCCGGCCNNNNNNNNNNNNNNNNNNNNNNNNNNNNNNNNNNNNNNNNNNNNNNNNNNNNNNNNNNNNNNNNNNNNNNNNNNNNNNNNNNNNNNNNNNNNNNNNNNNNNNNNNNNNNNNNNNNNNNNNNNNNNNNNNNNNNNNNNNNNNNNNNNNNNNNNNNNNNNNNCGCAGGCGGCCCCGCACGCGAGGGCGGCGGGGCACCGGACGGCACGCACCGGTAGCGCCCGCCATGCCCGCCGTGCCGCCCGCCGTGCCGCCCTCCCCGCGACCGCCGGAGAGGGGCCGCGCCGGAGCCGTCACCGTCCGCCGCGCGCGGACCTCCGACGTCCCGGCCGTGCGCCGCCTCGTCGATCCGTACGTCGCCCGGGGCATCCTCCTCGACAAAGCGACCGTGACGCTTTACGAGGACATCCAGGAGTTCTGGATCGCCGAACGGGACGAGGACGCGGCCGTCGTGGGTTGCGGCGCGCTCCACGTGATGTGGGAAGACCTCGCCGAAGTCCGCACCCTCGCCGTCGACCCCGACTTCAGGGGCGCGGGCGTCGGCCGCCGGGTGCTGGGCGCGTTGCTCCGGACCGCCCGCCGGCTCGGAGTGCGCCGGGTATTCTGCCTCACCTTCGAAGTGGACTTCTTCGCCAAGCACGGCTTCGTCGAGATCGGTGAGACGCCCGTCGACGGAGACGTCTACGGCGAGCTCCTGCGTTCCTATGACGAGGGTGTGGCCGAGTTCCTCGGCCTGGAACGGGTGAAGCCGAACACCTTGGGCAACAGCCGGATGCTTCTGCACCTGTGATCGCCCCGCGGGCGCGATCCCTATGTCCGAATCGCGTATGTTTCCCGTGTTCTCGTGGCTCCGAACCCGCCCCAAGGGTTTGTGTTTTCCGGAGAAAAGCGGTTTCCTTTCCGCGTACTGCATTTTCGATGAAAGGAAATCCGGTGGCACAGAAGGTTCAGGTCCTTCTTGTCGACGACCTCGACGGTGTCGAGGCGGACGAGACCGTGACGTTCGCTCTGGACGGCAAGACCTACGAGATCGACCTCACCGCCGCCAACGCGGACAAGCTGCGTTCCCTGCTCGAGCCGTACACCAAAAACGGCCGGCGCACCGGTGGCCGCACCGCGGGCGGCCGGGGCAAGGGCCGCGCCGCCGCCGCGACCGGAGGCAGCCCGGACACCGCGAAGATCCGCGCCTGGGCCAAGGAGAACGGCTACAACGTGAACGACCGCGGTCGCGTGCCGGCCGAGATCAAGCAGGCGTACGAGAACGCCAACCGCTGACGACGGCCCCCGGACCCGGCCTCCGAACCCGGCCTCCGGACCCGGCCCCCGAACCCGGTCCCCGGCGGGGCCGGGCCGACCATGCCGGGTCTCCGGGCATCCCGGACGCGTCGGCACTCCGGCCGCCGAGCCCGGGCACGGCGGCCGACGCCGGTACCCGGCCGCCTCGGCGGCGAGCCGTGGCGGACCGGAGCCGCTCCGGCGCGCGGTGCCCCGAGGGCACGCGGCCTTCCGCCCCGCGCCCTGGGCCGGACGGTCGCGGCCGGCTGCGTCACCGGACGCGCCNGGGGNCTCCCGCCCCGAGGGGCGGGGCGGTCGCCCCNNNCCACCGGACCCCGCCGTGAGCCGGCCGAGGGGGCGGGGAAGCCTACGCAAGGTTGTAGGTGGATNNGTCCCCGGCCCGGTCCCCCCTCGCGCCGCCGCGCCGCCGCATGGCACTACCGCACCGCCGCGCCGCACCGCCGCGCCACGCGCGCCTCCGGCGGCGGGCCGGGGAGCCGCTTGCGGTCGCTCCAGGTGACGCGGCGGTCGCACAAGGTGATGCTCCCGGGGTTGCCGACGGCGATCCGCGGCGCAAGGGTGTTCGCCCGTAGCTGAGGCCGCGAGGGTGTTCCGCATGGACCGTCGCCGCTCGCGGGTAAGACATCCCTAGTGGGGAGGGGCGACACGCGGGCGCGGACGTCTCACGTTCGCCATCGGCGTACTGCCGGTGAGGCTATCTGCCTGGCCTGCGGGAACATCGTCTCGCACCATCGGGTTGGAGCAGGTGTCGGCGTTCGGGTCCGGAGGCCATCGACGGGTGTCGGCAGTTGGAACGAGCGGTCCCCGCTTGCGGGACTAAGCTGCGGAAGGACAGGGAGGGGACCGACCCCTTACTGCCTGACCGCTCTGAGGAGCGATTAACGATGTTCGAGAGGTTCACCGACCGCGCGCGGCGGGTTGTCGTCCTGGCTCAGGAAGAAGCCCGGATGCTCAACCACAACTACATCGGCACCGAGCACATCCTCCTGGGCCTGATCCACGAGGGTGAGGGTGTCGCCGCTAAGGCCCTGGAGAGCCTCGGGATTTCGCTCGAGGCGGTCCGCCAGCAGGTGGAGGAGATCATCGGCCAGGGCCAGCAGGCCCCGTCCGGGCACATCCCCTTCACGCCCCGTGCCAAGAAGGTGCTGGAGCTGTCGCTCCGCGAGGCCCTTCAGCTCGGCCACAACTACATCGGTACCGAGCACATCCTGCTCGGCCTGATCCGCGAGGGCGAGGGCGTCGCCGCCCAGGTCCTCGTGAAGCTGGGCGCCGACCTCAACCGGGTGCGCCAGCAGGTCATCCAGCTGCTCTCCGGGTACTCCGGGGGCAAGGAGGCGGCCACCGCCGGCGGCCCCGCCGAGGGCACGCCCTCGACGTCCCTGGTCCTCGACCAGTTCGGCCGCAACCTCACCCAGGCGGCCCGCGAGTCCAAGCTCGACCCGGTCATCGGGCGCGAGAAGGAGATCGAGCGGGTCATGCAGGTGCTGTCCCGCCGCACCAAGAACAACCCGGTCCTCATCGGCGAGCCCGGCGTCGGCAAGACGGCGGTCGTCGAGGGTCTGGCGCAGGCCATCGTCAAGGGCGAGGTGCCCGAGACCCTCAAGGACAAGCACCTCTACACCCTGGACCTCGGCGCGCTGGTCGCCGGCTCCCGGTACCGCGGTGACTTCGAGGAGCGCCTGAAGAAGGTCCTCAAGGAGATCCGCACGCGCGGCGACATCATCCTGTTCATCGACGAGCTCCACACCCTGGTGGGTGCCGGTGCCGCCGAGGGCGCCATCGACGCCGCGTCGATCCTGAAGCCGATGCTCGCCCGCGGCGAGCTCCAGACGATCGGCGCCACCACGCTCGACGAGTACCGCAAGTACCTGGAGAAGGACGCCGCGCTGGAGCGCCGCTTCCAGCCCATCCAGGTCGCCGAGCCGTCGCTGCCGCACACGATCGAGATCCTCAAGGGCCTGCGCGACCGGTACGAGGCGCACCACCGCGTGTCCATCACGGACGAGGCGCTCGTCCAGGCGGCCACGCTGGCCGACCGGTACATCTCGGACCGCTTCCTGCCGGACAAGGCGATCGACCTGATCGACGAGGCCGGTTCCCGGATGCGCATCCGCCGGATGACCGCGCCGCCGGACCTCCGCGAGTTCGACGAGAAGATCGCCGGCGTCCGCCGCGACAAGGAGTCCGCGATCGACGCGCAGGACTTCGAGAAGGCCGCGTCGCTCCGCGACAAGGAGAAGCAGCTCCTGGCCGCCAAGGCCAAGCGGGAGAAGGAGTGGAAGGCCGGCGACATGGACGTCGTCGCCGAGGTCGACGGCGAGCTGATCGCCGAGGTCCTCGCCACCGCCACCGGCATCCCGGTCTTCAAGCTGACGGAGGAGGAGTCCTCCCGCCTGCTCCGCATGGAGGACGAGCTCCACAAGCGCGTCATCGGTCAGAAGGACGCCATCAAGGCCCTGTCGCAGGCCATCCGCCGTACGCGGGCCGGCCTGAAGGACCCCAAGCGCCCCGGCGGCTCGTTCATCTTCGCCGGCCCGTCCGGCGTCGGTAAGACCGAGCTGTCCAAGACGCTCGCCGAGTTCCTCTTCGGCGACGAGGACGCGATGATCTCGCTCGACATGTCGGAGTTCAGCGAGAAGCACACGGTGTCCCGCCTCTTCGGCTCCCCGCCCGGGTACGTGGGCTACGAGGAGGGCGGCCAGCTCACCGAGAAGGTGCGCCGCAAGCCGTTCTCCGTCGTCCTGTTCGACGAGGTCGAGAAGGCCCACCCGGACATCTTCAACTCCCTGCTCCAGATCCTGGAGGACGGTCGCCTGACCGACTCCCAGGGCCGGGTCGTGGACTTCAAGAACACGGTCATCATCATGACGACCAACCTCGGGACCCGGGACATCTCCAAGGGCTTCAACCTGGGCTTCGCGGCCCAGGGCGACGTCAAGACCGGTTACGAGCGGATGAAGGCGAAGGTCAACGAGGAGCTGAAGCAGCACTTCCGCCCCGAGTTCCTGAACCGCGTCGACGACACCGTCGTCTTCCACCAGCTCAGCCAGGAAGACATCATCCAGATCGTCGACCTGATGGTCGCCAAGGTGGACGAGCGCCTGAAGGACCGCGACATGGGCATCGAGCTCAGCGGTGACGCGAAGATCCTCCTGGCGAAGAAGGGCTACGACCCGGTGCTGGGTGCCCGTCCGCTCCGCCGGACGATCCAGCGCGAGATCGAGGACGTGCTCTCGGAGAAGATCCTCTTCGGCGAGCTGCGCCCCGGTCACATCGTGGTCGTGGACACCGAGGGCGAGGGCGCGGAGAAGAAGTTCACCTTCCGCGGCGAGGAGAAGGCGGCCCTGCCGGACGTCCCGCCGATCGAGGCGGCCGGCGGCGCCGGGCCGAACATGTCCAAGGACGCCTGACGCGCGACGGCGTCCCGCCGTAGTGCACCGGGGCCCGCCCCGGACCGCGACACCCGCGGTCCGGGGCGGGCTCTTTCGCGTGCCGTGCCTCAGCAGACCGCCGCGGGCTTGAGCCAGCCGCACTCGAGCGGGACCGGCGGCGGGGCCGTGCGCCGCCCGGGGNCGNGGGGCCGCCCCGGTGATCCGGTCCTCCGCCGTGTCGGAGGAGGCGAGGGTCACCACGACGGCGTCCTCGACGTCCTTCACCGACGGCGCCAGGTGGTTGTTGAGGACGACGCTGTAGACGAGGCGGCGGCCGGCCGCGTCCGTGACGTACCCGGCGAGGGCCGAGGCGCCGGTCAGGGTGCCCGTCTTGGCGCGGGCGTTCAGGGCGGCGGGGGTGCCGCACATCCGGTGCCGCAGGGTGCCGCCGACCATGCGGTCCGGGGCGCAGGCCACGGGCAGGGAGGCGTACCAGTCGGCGTACCAGGGGGCGTCCTGGACGGCGAGGAGCAGGTCGGCGAGGAGCGCGGCCGGGAGGAGGTTCAGCCGGGACAGGCCCGAGCCGTCGGCCTGGCGCAGCCCGGCGGTGTCCACGCCCTGCTTCTCCAGGTGGGCGCGGACGGCGGCGAGGCCGGCCGCCCAGCTGCCGCTGCCGGAGACCTCGTACCCGATCGCCTTGGTGAGGGCCTCGGCGTGCATGTTGTTGGAGAGCTTCATGAACGGGTGCATCAGCCGCGCGAGCGGCATGGACGCGTGCGCCGCCACCGGTTCGGCCGACGCCGGGGTCCCCGCTCCGAGCACGGTGGGGCCCTCGACGCGCACGCCGCGGGCGGCCAGCGCGTCCGCGAAGACGGCGGCCGCGTACCCGGTCGGCTCGTCGACGGTGACCCACTCCCTGACGGGGGAGGCGCCGGCCGGGATCCCGCCGCGGACCACGAGGGTGTTGGTGCCGTGGGCGCGTTCGACGGTGAGGGTGCCGGGGCGGCCGGCGGCGACGGTGGTGGCGCGGTTGTCGACGCGGACGTGGTCGTTGCGCGGGACGAGGGCGACGGCGGGGCGCTGCCCCGGGGCGCCGGCGGCGGCCACCTCGGCGATGACGGTGCCGGCGTCGTAGTCGGTGTCCGGGGCGAGGGTGAGCGCGGAGATCTGCGCGGAGTAGTACGACGACTCGTCGTCCGCGGCCCAGGAGCGGCCCAGCCGGTGCGCGTCGAAGCGGGTGTCGTCGGCGACGAGGCGGCCGGTGACCCGGCGGATCCCGGCGGCGGCCACGCGCGCGGCGAGCCGGTCGTAGTCGGCGGCGAGGACGGTGGGGTCGCCGGTGCCGCGCAGGTGGAGGTCGCCGTGGAGGGTCCCGGAGTGCCGGCGGCCGGCGGCCAGCACCTCCGTGCGGAAGCGGTGGCCCGGGCCGAGGAGCGCCATGGCCGCGGCGGACGTGAGGAGCTTGGTGGCGGAGGCCGGCACCAGGCGGTCGTCGCCGTCGCGCCGGTACAGCGCGGTGCCGGTCGCGGCGTCGGCGACGACGACTCCGGCGGCGCCCCCGTCGAGGCGGGGGTCGGCGAGGATCCGGTCGATGGCGCCCTTGAGTCCGGTGTCGGACGGCCCGGCTCCGGCGGGCGCGCCGGTCAGGCCCTGTGCGGTCCACACGAGGAGCGCGGCGAGGACGAGCGCGGCGGCGCGGGCGGCCGGGTGCCTGCGTGTCTGCGTGGTGCGCGTCACGTGTCTCATGGCCGGAGGATCGCGGAGCGGGGGCCGCTCGTGAAGGAGGCGGGCCCGTTCCCCGTGACGATGCGCACAGGTCGATCCGGATGTACTAGGCGGAATAGTGAATTTCCGTAGGTGTCGATCTCTTTTCGGGGCGGCCGAAGGGGGGTGGGTGGAGGCGAATCCCGGCGCGCGGGCGCGGGGCGTGCGCCGGTGTGGAGGTGCGGGGGTCCGCCTGCCTTGGAGATACGGGGTGAATGCCCTTTTCGGGTGGATATCTCAGGAGTAGTGACGGAATCGGCTGAGACGTCAAGCGTCCGCGTCACACTTCGCACAGTACGGCCTCATGTCGTAGAAGAGGCATTTGAGACATGCCGGGAGGAGCCGGTACCAAAGATGACGAAGCCCGGCGCATCGCCTGTGCCGGGCCGATCCACGCCCCCCACCTCGGAGGTTCACCTCGTATGTCGCAGCGCGCCAAGCACTCCACCCGCAACGCCGTCGTCGCCTTCGCCGCCGCCGGCATGGGAGTCGCCACGGTGTTCGGAGCAGGTGCGTCGGCCGCCGCGGCCGGGGCTCCGTCGGCCATGGACACCGCCGCCGCCGTCGCCGCCCAGGCCGAGGCCCAGGCCCAGGCGGCCCAGGCGGCCAAGGCCCAGGCCGCCAAGGCGAAGGCCGTCAAGGCCGCCGTGAAGAAGGCGTCCGCCAAGAAGGCCGCCAAGACCGTCAAGGCCGTCGGCTGGGTCAAGCCCGTCGCCCGCTACACCCTGACCGCCAGCTACAACCAGGGCGGCGCCATGTGGACGAGCAAGCACTCCGGCCAGGACTTCGCCGTCCCGGTCGGCACCCCGGTGAAGGCCGTCCACGGCGGCACCGTCGTCAAGGCCGGCCCCAACGGCGGCGGCGACGGCCCGGCGTACGGCAACGCCGTCGTGATCAGGCACTCCAACGGCACCTACTCGCAGTACG
It includes:
- the nadC gene encoding carboxylating nicotinate-nucleotide diphosphorylase gives rise to the protein MSTPEEHPQPVDLPLLGTGAPAPARDAADGGCGEGCGCAAGPEGDEGYECGLDPALAEILAASGLDPVLVEDLAYRAIEEDLDGGVDVTTVATVPEDAVATADFTAREAGTVAGIHVAEAVLSIVCTDAFEVERHVLDGDRVEAGQKLLSVTTRTRDLLTGERSALNILCRLSGIATATRAWADALEGYRAKVRDTRKTTPGLRALEKYAVRCGGGVNHRMSLSDAALVKDNHVVAAGGVAEAFKAVREQFPDVPIEVEVDTLDQVREVLEAGADLILLDNFTPAETGEAVALVAGRAALESSGRLTLENAAAYAATGVDYLAVGALTHSSPILDIGLDLREARG
- a CDS encoding histone-like nucleoid-structuring protein Lsr2 gives rise to the protein MAQKVQVLLVDDLDGVEADETVTFALDGKTYEIDLTAANADKLRSLLEPYTKNGRRTGGRTAGGRGKGRAAAATGGSPDTAKIRAWAKENGYNVNDRGRVPAEIKQAYENANR
- a CDS encoding BlaI/MecI/CopY family transcriptional regulator, which gives rise to MPRQLGELEDAVMTRVWQWNRPVTVREVLEDLRKERSIAYTTVMTVLDNLHQKGWVRREVAGRAYRYTAVSTRAAYSAALMNEAWSLSDNPAAALVAFFGMMSPEQREALDDAIRITRRGTPEGRPEGPEGAARPERETPGKTSPRGEPPNAPTRHAASGTGTPRAGESAGQGDPGSAGGPADPQSAAERPGESPAGGFGGTAPQSAPRDTAAPSGETPGVPSRPFPA
- a CDS encoding M23 family metallopeptidase, translating into MSQRAKHSTRNAVVAFAAAGMGVATVFGAGASAAAAGAPSAMDTAAAVAAQAEAQAQAAQAAKAQAAKAKAVKAAVKKASAKKAAKTVKAVGWVKPVARYTLTASYNQGGAMWTSKHSGQDFAVPVGTPVKAVHGGTVVKAGPNGGGDGPAYGNAVVIRHSNGTYSQYAHLSKIHVSIGSKVKTGQSIARSGNTGNSSGPHLHFEIRTTPNYGSAINPAKFLRAEGVGF
- a CDS encoding amino-acid N-acetyltransferase, encoding MPAVPPAVPPSPRPPERGRAGAVTVRRARTSDVPAVRRLVDPYVARGILLDKATVTLYEDIQEFWIAERDEDAAVVGCGALHVMWEDLAEVRTLAVDPDFRGAGVGRRVLGALLRTARRLGVRRVFCLTFEVDFFAKHGFVEIGETPVDGDVYGELLRSYDEGVAEFLGLERVKPNTLGNSRMLLHL
- a CDS encoding type III pantothenate kinase, coding for MLLTIDVGNTHTVLGLFDGEEIVEHWRISTLTRRTADELAVVFQGLMGTHPLLGAELGDGIEGIAICCTVPSVLHELREVTRRYYGDVPAVLVEPGIRTGVPVLTHNPKEVGADRIVNALAAVELYGGPAIVVDFGTATTFDAVSPRGEYVGGAIAPGIEISVEALGARGAQLRRIEMTRPRGVIGKNTVEAMQSGIVYGFAGQADGIVDRMRRELVGPDGEPSDVTVIATGGLAPTVLGEARLIDEHEPWLTLIGLRLVYERNVPHM
- a CDS encoding ATP-dependent Clp protease ATP-binding subunit — its product is MFERFTDRARRVVVLAQEEARMLNHNYIGTEHILLGLIHEGEGVAAKALESLGISLEAVRQQVEEIIGQGQQAPSGHIPFTPRAKKVLELSLREALQLGHNYIGTEHILLGLIREGEGVAAQVLVKLGADLNRVRQQVIQLLSGYSGGKEAATAGGPAEGTPSTSLVLDQFGRNLTQAARESKLDPVIGREKEIERVMQVLSRRTKNNPVLIGEPGVGKTAVVEGLAQAIVKGEVPETLKDKHLYTLDLGALVAGSRYRGDFEERLKKVLKEIRTRGDIILFIDELHTLVGAGAAEGAIDAASILKPMLARGELQTIGATTLDEYRKYLEKDAALERRFQPIQVAEPSLPHTIEILKGLRDRYEAHHRVSITDEALVQAATLADRYISDRFLPDKAIDLIDEAGSRMRIRRMTAPPDLREFDEKIAGVRRDKESAIDAQDFEKAASLRDKEKQLLAAKAKREKEWKAGDMDVVAEVDGELIAEVLATATGIPVFKLTEEESSRLLRMEDELHKRVIGQKDAIKALSQAIRRTRAGLKDPKRPGGSFIFAGPSGVGKTELSKTLAEFLFGDEDAMISLDMSEFSEKHTVSRLFGSPPGYVGYEEGGQLTEKVRRKPFSVVLFDEVEKAHPDIFNSLLQILEDGRLTDSQGRVVDFKNTVIIMTTNLGTRDISKGFNLGFAAQGDVKTGYERMKAKVNEELKQHFRPEFLNRVDDTVVFHQLSQEDIIQIVDLMVAKVDERLKDRDMGIELSGDAKILLAKKGYDPVLGARPLRRTIQREIEDVLSEKILFGELRPGHIVVVDTEGEGAEKKFTFRGEEKAALPDVPPIEAAGGAGPNMSKDA